The Triticum aestivum cultivar Chinese Spring chromosome 3A, IWGSC CS RefSeq v2.1, whole genome shotgun sequence genome includes a region encoding these proteins:
- the LOC123058401 gene encoding uncharacterized protein — MAFVPICVQCGTRSNPCRCKVVGPTLGFVALVVAGVVEWPLGAAVYLFRHRKGRRIMGHPARVVYPRVTGAIPI, encoded by the coding sequence ATGGCGTTCGTGCCGATCTGCGTGCAGTGCGGGACGAGGAGCAACCCGTGCCGGTGCAAGGTGGTCGGCCCGACGCTGGGATTCGTGGCGCTCGTCGTGGCCGGAGTGGTGGAGTGGCCGCTGGGTGCTGCCGTGTaccttttccgccaccgcaagggcCGCCGCATCATGGGTCACCCGGCCAGGGTCGTGTACCCTCGCGTCACCGGCGCAATCCCCATCTAA